Below is a genomic region from Aminiphilus circumscriptus DSM 16581.
CGGTGCGATGCCGGTGATCTCGCTCACCCGCTGTGGATCATAGGCCGCGACAAGCGCTTTCAGGGCTTCGAAATTCTCGGTTCGCTCTTCAACGAACGTTTTGTCGTAGAGATCTTCCTTGATGATCACGTGCATAAACCCGTTGAGCAGGGCAACGTCGCTGCCGCTGCGCTGACGAAGGTAGACGTCGGCATATTTCGCAAGCTCGATCTTCCTGGGATCGCAAACGATGAGTTTCTTCCCGTTTTGTTTGTTTTCTTTGATCCAAGAGCCGATGACAGGATGTGCTTCCGTGGTGTTCGAACCAATGACGAGCATCACATCCACCTCTTTGATGGAGGCGAAGTCGTTGGTCATTGCACCGCTTCCGAGGGTCTCGCCGAGACCCGCAACTGTGGCGCTGTGTCAGAGATGGGCACAGTGATCGACGTTGTGTGTGCCCACCACCTCCCTTGCCAACCGTTGGAAGAGATAGTTCTCTTCGTTTGTGCACCGGGCGGAGGCGAAGAAGCCCAGCGCATCGGGACCATGGTGCTCCTTGATCTGGGCGAACTTATAGGCGACAAGGCCGAGCGCCTCATCCCAAGAGGCCTCGCGGAAGCTTCCGTTCTCGCGGATAAGAGGTTTGGTGAGACGGTCATCGCTGTGGACGAACTGCCAGGCGAAACGCCCCTTCACACAGCAGCGCCCCCCGTTGAGGGCGGACTTGCTGGAGTAGTCGGTGGTGATGTTGGCAATGCGGCCAGTGCGCTCGTTCACGGAAATGGTCAGCTCGCACCCCACACCGCAATAGGAGCAGATGGTCTTGACCTTCTTCAGTTCCCAGGGACGCCCCTGTCCGACCGAGGCTTTTTCGTAGAGAGCGCCCACGGGGCAGAGCTGCACACACTGACCGCAGAAGACGCAGTCCGAGTGCTCCAGATCCTTTCCGATGGGAGGATGCACCATGGTTTTCACGCCACGCTGCTGGAAATCAATGGCGTGGTAGCGTGCAAGCTCGTCGCAGGCACGGACACAGCGACCACAGAGAACACATTTGTCCATGTCCCGCACGTAGAAGGGGTTGGCATCTTCGAGGCGGTGTTCTCCCTTCTGGACATCCGTCTCCTCACGGAACCGGGACTCGGAAATACCAAGCTCATAGGCGATGTCCTGGAGTTCGCACTTGCCGTTGCTGGGACAGGAGAAGCAGTCCAGAGGATGCCGGACGAGGATGAGCTCCACCACCGCTCTTCGGGCCTCCTGCACCTTGGGGCTGCGAGAATGAATGACCATTCCCTCCACGAGGGGCGTGGTGCATGCGGGCAGGAGTTTGGGATTCTTTTCCACCTCCACGAGACAGACCCGGCACGCACCGAAGGGGGTGATGGCGGGATGATCGCAGAGCGCCGGAATGTGAAGGCCGTTGTCCCGGGCAGCCTGAAGAATGGTCTGTCCAGGGCGGGCCGTGATCTCCCGGTTGTCGAGAATGGCTTTTATGGTCTGCATGACTCGCATCCTCCCTGTGTCTATCGCTTGGAGATGGCCTTCACGGGACAGGCCGCCTCACAGGCCCCGCACTTGATGCATTTTGCGGGATCGATCACGTGAGGTTTCTTCACCTCACCGGCGATGGCTCCGACGGGGCACATCCGGGCGCACTTGGTGCAACCGATGCACTTCGCTCCGTCGATGACGTACTGGAGAAGACTCTGACACGCTCCGGCAGGGCACTTCTTGTCGAGAATATGGGCCTCGTACTCGTGCCGGAAATAACGCAGCGTGGTGAGCACCGGATTCGGCGCAGTCTGCCCCAATCCGCAGAGAGACGCGTTCTTGATCTGGTTGCCGAGGTAAGCGAGATTGTCCATGTCCTCGGGCTTGCCCTTGCCTTCGGTAATACGAGTGAGAATGTCGAGCATCTTCTTCGTGCCCTCCCGGCAGGGAACGCACTTGCCGCAGGATTCCCGCTGGGTGAACTCCAGGAAGAACTTGGCCACGTCCACCATGCAGGTCGCCTCGTCCATGACGACGAGGCCGCCCGATCCCATGATAGCCCCCGCCGCCGTGAGCGACTCGTAGTCCACGGGCGTGTCGAGATGCGCCTCGGTGAGGCAGCCGCCGGAGGGACCTCCGATCTGAACGGCCTTGAATTTCTTGTCGTTGATGATGCCGCCGCCGAGTTCAAAGACCACCTCGCGGATGGTAATGCCCATGGGAACTTCGATGAGTCCCGTGTTCTTCACCTTTCCGGTGAGGGCGAAGACTTTGGTCCCCTTGGATTTCTCCGTGCCGATGGCGGCGTACCAGGCGCCACCGTTGCGGATGATGGCCGGAACGTTGGCCCAGGTCTCCACGTTGTTGATGTTCGAGGGTTTGCCCCAGAGTCCCTTGTTTGCCGGAAAGGGGGGACGGGGACGGGGCATGCCGCGCTCCCCTTCGATGGAGGCCATGAGCGCCGTCTCTTCGCCGCAGACGAACGCTCCCGCGCCTTCCTTCACATGGAGATGAAAAGAGAAGGACGTGTCGAGCACATTGTCCCCGAGAAGCCCCAACTCCTCAGCCTGTCGGATAGCTTCGTTCAAATGCTTGATCGCCAGGGGATATTCGGCCCGGCAATAGATGTATCCCTCGTCGGCTCCCATGGCGTAGGCACCGAGCATCATCCCCTCGATGACCGCATGAGGGTCACCCTCGAGGATGGAGCGGTCCATGAAAGCGCCGGGATCTCCCTCGTCGGCGTTACAGATGGTGTACTTTTTCGTTCCCGCCGCCTTGCGGCAGAACTCCCACTTGAGTCCCGTGGGGAACCCGCCACCGCCGCGCCCGCGAAGGCCAGAGGTCTTCACTTCCTGGAGCACGTCCTCGGGGGACATTTCCTTGAGGGCTTTCGCCAGAGCCACGTATCCATCCCGGGCAATGTACTCCTCGATGTTGTTCGGATTGATGTAGCCGCAGTTCGCCAGGGCGATGCGGACTTGTTTGCTATAGAAGGGTATTTCCTTGTAGTGGGGTACACCTTGGGGCGTGACAGGCGTCTTGTAGAGAAGCCGCTGTACGAGACGTCCCTTGTAGAGGTGCTCCTCCACGATTTCCGCCACATCCTCCGGCTCCACCCGACAGTAGAACGTCCCCTCGGGATACACCACCACGATGGGTCCCATCTCGCACATGCCATGGCAACCCGTCTCCACGAGCTTGATTTCCCTGTCCATATTCCGTGCGGCCAGTTCTTCCTCAAAACGAGTCCGAACCGCACCGGCACCACTGGCTGTACAGCCAGTGCCGCCGCAAAGCAACACGTGACCTCTTGCGCGGTACTCCGCCACCGCTCTCCCCCCCCCCCTGAAGTTATTCCGTACGCCCGATAACGCGATCCTCCACGATGTTGCCGTTCACCACATGTTCCGCAACAATGCGGGGAACGTCCGCAACAGTGAGCCGGCCGTAGGTGATACGAGGCTCTCCGGGGCGGATCACATCGAGAAGGGGCTCCTGCTGGCACATGCCGATGCACCCCGTGGTCTCCACGGAAACATCCTTGAGCCCCCGCTTCTCAAGTTCGACAAGCACGTTCTGCATGATCTCCCGCGCTCCTGCGGCGATACCGCAGGTCCCCATACCGATGATGATGCGGGTCTTTCCCTGGGAACGCGCCGCGGTGAGATCGCTCGCGTTCTCCTTGATCTTCCTCAGATCGTCCAGGCTCGTAATCTTGGGCATAGTCTCTCCCCCAGATCTAGGCGTAATTATCGAGAATGCGCACCGCATCCTCGGGCGTCAGACGACCGTGGGTCTCGTCGTCAACCATGAGCACCGGAGCAAGGCCGCACGCCCCCAGACAGGCCACGGGCTCCAGTGTGAAACGGAGATCCTCCGTGGTGCCGTTTTCCTCCACCTTGAGAACACCCTTGAGCTTCTCCATGATGGCCAGGCTCCCCCGCACGTGGCAAGCCGTACCGCGACAGACGCGAATGATGTGCCTTCCTCTGGGCTTCAGATGAAACTGGGCATAAAACGTACACACACCATAGATTTCCGCCAGGGGAACCAGCAACTCCTGTGAGACATATTCCAGCACATCTGCGGGAAGATACCCGCAGTGATGCTGGATGGCCTGAAGCAAGGGGATCAGAAACCCCTTCCTTCCCTTGAACGAGGCGACGATCTGTCGAACCCCCTCATCGACAGCCCCCGTTCCTGCAACCGCTGCAACCTGTGTTTCCATCCTTTCGGACAGCTTTCGCTGCCCACACCCCCTTCCGTATTGATATTGCGTTCACACGAATAAACATTCCACACAAAAAGACACTGCCTTCACAAATGCTTCAAGAATTTTATCATGCTCCCTTGTCCTTGTCACGCAAAATGTTGCGTAATGTATTCGATGTACAAAGAGGTGTGTTTTCTCGGAATAAAACACAAAATGACTTTGTGCTGCAATGAAGATCCTCTGGAGAGCCATCTCTCCGGAGTACATGACACTCCATCCTTCGTTTCCTGGAAAACACAAGGCGAGGACGACCTCATCGATGAAGTCGCCCCCGCCTTGTCCTTCCAGGGAAACAGATTTTCTTGTAACACGTCTCTTTTCGATAAAAGGATGCGCCTTTCCGTCAGGTCCCATCCGTCCCGTCGCTCACTTCCGCGGCGGCTCGACGGCTTTTCGCTCCTCCCACCATTTCCGGAATGCCGCAAACGCTGCGGCAACTCTCTCTGCGCACTCCGGTGTGAGTGCATCGTCGAAATCGAAGGAGACGCCGCTTACGGAAAGCATCCATGCCTCGCGAAGAGGATGCCCGAGTTCCTCCGCAAGGCGAAGAATCCATCCCGGGCCGAAGGAATGGATATTCAGCGATTCCGAGCCCCCGTCCGGAACGACAGGAACGAACATGTATCCCGCCTCGGAGGAGGCCACGGAGGCATCGACGAAGAACACCATCTCCGCATCGGCCAGATCCGCCGCGACCTCGGGAAGAAGCTGGTGATCCAGGTGAAGCGCCACCGTTTCTCCCCGCTCCGCCAGCCAGGTCGCGATCTGTGGCGCCAGAATATGCCCCACCCCATCGTCCTGGCGAAAGGGATTTCCGTATCCTATGACATGCACGCGCACCGCGAAACACCTCGCTTCGCCACCATGCTACGGACTGCGGACATTTTTTCGGGAAGGAACGCGTGCGTTCGCCTGCGGAACACACGCCTCTCCCACTCCCGGAAGAAGCGAAGGGGCCGAACGGCCCCTTCGCTTCCGAACAGATCGCGGACAGAACGAGATTTCCTTCTCCGACTCCTGGGATCAGGATCTTTCCTGGTCCGAGAGCAGAACGCCCTTGGCGTCGAACACCTGGAGGCGCAGGGGCATTTTCCCCACCGCATGGGTGGAGCAGGAAAGACACGGATCGTAGCAGCGGATCACGTGCTCCATACGGTTCATGATCCCTTCCGTGACCTTGCCATCCTTGATATAGTCCCTGGCCACAAGTTCCACGCCCTTGTTCATGGCGAAATTGTTGTGCCCCGTGGCGACGATGAGGTTTACCCTCGTGATGGCCCCCCGATCGTCCACCTCGTAATGGTGAATGAGCGTTCCCCGGGGCGCCTCGATGACACCGATTCCCTCGGGATAGAGTTCCCGGGAATGCACACGAAGATCGCTTCCCATGATGTCCTCGTCGTCGAGGAGTTCCTCGATCCGCTCCAGCCCGTAGAGGGTTTCGATGAGTCGGGCATAGTGATAATACATGGTGTAGTGCACCACGCCGTCCTCGGTGAGCTTCCGGAAAGCCGCCAGCTCCGCCGATGCCTCGGGAGTGGAAATGTCGTCGCAGGCGTTGACGCGCCCCAGAGGACCGACGCGGTAACTGCCGTTGGGATACCCCAACCCGCGATAAAAGGGGAATTTGAGATAGCTCCAGGCCTCCACGTGCTCACCGATGTGGTCGAGGTACTCCCAGTCCGGAAACTCGTCGATGATGCGCCCTCTGGGCCCACGGAAACGGATGTCCCCGTCGTAGAGTTCGAGAAAACCGCCGTTCACCAGTCCCAGAAAGGCCGTCTCTAGGGTGGCGAACCGTTTTGCCTCCTCACCCTTTTCGGCGAGATAGTTCTTGATCAGGTCCAGGGCTTCACGGACAATGGCCTTCATCGCGGGAAGATCTCTGACGATCTCGTCGCGCTCGTCCTGCCGAAGACTTCTGTTCACCCCGCCGGGAATGCTGTGCCAGGGGTGGACCTTCTTGCCGCCAAGAGTCTTGATGATCTCCTGTCCGAACTTGCGCAACGAAATCCCCTTGACAGCCAGCTCGGGAAACTGCCTGGCCAGACCGACAACGTTGCGGATGGCGGGATCCGCATCGAACCCGAAGAGCAGATCCGGGCTGGAGAGGTGGAAGAAAGAGAGTGCGTGGGACTGGACGAACTGTCCCATGTGCATGAGCTCCCGGAGCTTGTGGGCGCTCGGCGTGATCTCCACCCCGAGAATGGCGTCGCAGGCCTTGGCCGCCGCCAGATGGTGACTTACAGGACAAATGCCGCAAATGCGGGGCGTGATGACCGGCATTTCCCGGAAATCCCGACCCTTGGAAAAAACCTCGAAGCCCCGGAACTGAGTGACGTGGAATCGTGCATCCTGGACCTGTCCCGCTTCGTCGAGGTGGACGGTGATCTTTCCGTGTCCCTCGATCCGGGTCACCGGATTGATTTCGATCTTGCGCACCGTGGTCATACTCTTCGCCCTCCTCCTAGTCGTACCGCATCATGTTCGCGGGAACCTTGGGCACTCGCCCTTCGAGGATCTCCTGGAAGACCCAGAGGATGGTGTCCGCGTCGGGAGGGCATCCCGGAATGTAGACGTCGCACTTCACCACATGGTCGATGGGGATGGCCTTTGGCAACAGCGCCGGAAGCTCTTCCCCGGGAATGACCTTTTCCGGGTTCACGGTGCTTTTCGTCTCCGTGTAGGCTTCTTCCAGAACCTTCTCGGGGGAGAGGAAATTCCGCATGCAGTTGATGCCCCCGAAGACGGCGCAATCACCCCATCCGACGAGGATCTTGCAACGATCCCGCATTTCCTTGGCGAGATGGACTTCTTCCTCGTTGCCCAGAGCACCGTCGATGACGCCCACGTCCACCTGGGGGATTTCCTTGCCGTCCACCACGGGCGAGTAGAGGATATCCACTTTCTCGACCAGATCGGCGAGGCGCTCGTCGATGTCGAGGAAGGACATGTGACACCCCGCGCACGCCTCAAGCCATACCGTTGCGACTTTTGCCTTCGCCATTGCCGACACCTCCTACTTCAGAACCATCTGTGCCGCCGACGGAGCCACCCGGGATGCGAACACCGCTTCGCAGGGCGGAACGGCGGGGCGCTCGATGGAGATGCCCAGATCCTTGGCGAGATCGTCGAGAATGGTGGACAGCCCCCGGACCTCTCCCTTGGGCGGAACGATCACGTTGAGCCGGCGCCGCTCGCCTTCGACGGTGCAGTAGTGACCGCTTCGCTCGTACCACGCGGGAGCGGGAAGGAGCACGTCCGCCATGTTCACCAGGGGATGGACGAGATAGGGAGTCTGTACCACCACGAAGCGCGTCCGGAAGATCGACGCGAGCATCGTCTCGTCCTCGGGAATGAGCCCCGTGGAGAAGACATAGAGGAATTCAAGGTCCTCCTTGCCAAGCCAGCTCTCGGAAGCGCACACCGTGTTTGCCGCGCCAAGGCTGTTGCCGCTTGTCACGAGGGGAACCACACCAAGGCCATCGTCGAAGAAAGCCTTGCTCGCGATGGCTACGTTCACCGCCGCCGTAACCGTATCGGGGTTCTTCGCTGCGCAACCACCGAGAACGAAGACAGGCTTTTTCGCCTGTATGAGGCAGGCTGCGATCTCCTCCACAACTTTCGGATCCACCCCTGCGATGGTCGCACACTGCGCCAGAGATTCCCGGTAGGGCTCAAGGGCCTCTCGGGCTGTTCCCGTGTCGTTCTCGGAAAGGCGCAGTGAAGCGATGGTCTGCGCCAGGGCGTTGAGAAACTCGGGTCTGATGACCTTCCCAGGCATGGGCACATGCACGTCCGTGATCCCTTTGAACGGGTCCTCGTCACAGGAGATGTTCAGCAGTTTCGCACCATCCCGAAGAACCGCCACTCGGATGTAACTTGCCACGACGGGAGCTTCCTCCTGGGGATCGGCGCACACCGTGACAATACAATCGCTGTCCAGAATGTGATGCGCCGCCGTGAAGGGGCGGACACCCTGAACACGGAAGGGATCGAGCCCCTTGATGAATCCTCGGAGCACGTCACCGTCGAAGGTATCCACTTTCTCCATTTTAAGCCCACTCCGGAAGAGGCCGGAGAACAGGGACAACTCCTCGTCCGTACACAGGCTGGACAACAACGCTCCCGCCTTGCCCCGTTCGTAGGCAGGTTTGAACTTCGCCGCCACGAAACTCAGCGCTTCGTCCCAAGATGCCTCGCGATAGCCCGCACCGTCACGGATCATGGGGACCGTCACGCGATCCCGTTCCGTGGACTGCGGGAGCCACCAGCGTCCCTTGTGGCAGAGCTGCCCTCCGTCGGGCTCCTCCGTGCCAAGCCCTTCCACACGGGTGATGCTGCCGGTTCGGACATAGGCCTTGAACCGGCACCCCACGGAGCAGAGCGGGCAAACGCTCTCCACCGCGTCGTCGCACTGGCTCCGTTTGCCTCGATAGGCGAACTCGCGGAGCGTGATGGTCCCCGTAGGGCAGACCTGCGCACAGGCACCACAGCTCACACAGGTATCGCTCTCGCCGAGCTTCTTTCCCAGATCGGCCACCACCGTGGCGTTCCAGCCCCGTTTCTGAAGATCCAGGGTGTGGGCGCCGACCTTCTCCGCGCAGATACGGATGCAGCGAAGACAAAGAATACAACGGTTGTGATCCAACTGAATTTCCGGGTGCGTCGCGTCGTTGGAGAAGTCCGCGTAGAGATAGGGATAACGCACCGAATCCATACCGTGTTCGATGGCCTGGCGCTGCAGCTCACAGTCGCCACTCTGGGAACAGTACATGCAAAAATGATTCCGACCGGCGAAGAGGAGTTCCAACACCTGCTTTCGGTAGTTGAACAGCTTCTCCGTTGTCGTGTGCACCACCATGCCATCCTGGGCGGGCGTGGTGCAGGACGTGAGGAGTTTTGGGTTTTTTTCCACCTCCACCACGCACATACGGCACGCACCGATGGGGGTGAGGCCCTTGAGATAGCACATGGTGGGAATGGTTACCTCGTTCTTCTGAGCCACCTCCAGGATGGTCTCGCCCGCAACGCCGCTGCACTGTTTTCCGTCTATGGTGAGGATGATCTCCTTCATTGCGTCTCCCTCCGTCACGAGTGCCGTTCCGTCTTCGGCAACGGTCCGTCAGCTCTTCGTCACCGCGGAGAAGGGACAGACATCGAAGCAGGAGCCGCACTTGATGCAGCGGTCCTGATCGATCACGTAGGGTGTCTGTCGATCTCCGGCAATGCAGTTCACAGGGCACTTTTTCGCGCACAACCCGCATTTACGACATTTCTCCCTGTCGATGGCGTAGGTGATGAGTTTGGTACAGGCCAAGGCAGGGCATTTCCTGTCCCGGATGTGCGCCTCGTACTCGTGCCGGAAGTAGCGCAGCGTGGTGAGCACCGGATTCGGCGCGGTCTGGCCGAGTCCGCAGAGGGACATGTCCTTCACCATGTGAGCGAGTTCCTCCAGGGTAGCCAGGTCCTCCATCGTCCCCTCACCGGCGGTAATCTTCTCGAGGAGGAGGAGCATCTGTTTCGTTCCCTCTCTGCAGGGAACGCACTTGCCGCAGGATTCCCGCTGGGTGAACTCCAGAAAGAACTTGGCCACGTCCACCATGCAGGTCGCCTCGTCCATGACGACGAGTCCCCCCGACCCCATGATAGCCCCCGCCGCCGTGAGCGACTCGTAATCCACGGGAAGATCGAGGTGTTCCTCGGTGAGACAGCCGCCGGAGGGACCTCCGATCTGAACGGCCTTGAATTTCTTGTCGTTGATGATGCCGCCGCCGAGCTCGAAGACGATTTCACGAATGCTGATCCCCATGGGAACCTCGACCAAACCGGTGTGTTTCACTTTTCCGGTGAGGGCGAAAACTTTGGTCCCCTTGGATTTCTCCGTACCGATGGCGGCGTACCAGGCGCCGCCGTTGCGGATGATGGCCGGAACGTTGGCCCAGGTCTCCACGTTGTTGATGTTCGAGGGTTTGCCCCAGAGTCCCTTGTTTGCCGGAAAGGGGGGACGGGGACGGGGCATACCGCGCTCCCCTTCGATGGAGGCCATGAGCGCCGTCTCTTCGCCGCAGACGAAGGCTCCCGCACCTTCCTTCACGTGAAGATGGAAGGAGAAGGACGTGTCCAGAATGCGCTCCCCCAGCAGGCCGTATTCCTCGGCCTGGCCGATGGCGCGATTGAGGCGCTTGATGGCAAGAGGGTATTCGGCCCGGCAATAGATGTATCCCTCGTCGGCTCCCATGGCGTAGGCACCGAGCATCATCCCCTCGATGACCGCATGAGGGTCACCCTCGAGGATGGAGCGGTCCATGAAAGCGCCGGGATCTCCCTCGTCGGCGTTACAGATGGTGTACTTTTTCGTTCCCGCCGCCTTGCGGCAGAACTCCCACTTGAGTCCCGTGGGGAACCCACCGCCGCCGCGCCCGCGAAGGCCAGAGGTCTTCACTTCCTGGAGCACGTCCTCGGGGGACATTTCCTTCACGGCCTTGGCGAGAGCCTGATAGCCGTCCCGGGCGATATACTCCTCGATGTTGTCGGGATTGATGTAGCCGCAGTTGTGGAGCGCGATGCGCTCCTGCTTGCTGTAGAAGGGAATGTCCTTGTAGTGGGGAACCTTCTCGATGCTTCCGGAGAGGGCGTAGAGAAGTCGCTCCACGATGCGTCCCTTGTAGAGATGTTCCTCCACGATCTCCGTCACATCTTTTGGCTCCACCCGACAGTAGAACGTCCCCTCGGGGTAGACCACCACGATGGGTCCCATCTCGCACATGCCGTGACACCCCGTCTGGACCACCATGACCTCCCGGTCCAGCTTCCTCTTCGCCAATTCCTCTTTAAACGCGCTCATCACCTCGCGGGCGCCGCTCGAAACGCAGCCCGTCCCGCCACAGATGAGAACGTGCGCACGATACACTGCCATGGTGTCAGCCCCCCTGCTCTACCCGATCGGGTATGGAAGAAACGGGTTCAGTCCGCTCTGCCGATGACTTTTTCCTCGACGACGTTGCCGTTCACGAGATGCTCGGCAACAATGCGCGGCACGTCGGCGGCGGAGAGATTGCCGTAGGTGATGCGCGGTTCGCCGGGGCGGATGATGTCGAGAAGCGGCTCCTGCTGGCACATGCCGATGCACCCCGTGGTCTCCACGGAGACGTCCTTCAATCCCCGTTTGTCCAGTTCGGCGAGAACCGCCTGCATGACCTCCCGTGCGCCCGCGGCGATGCCGCACGTCCCCATGCCGACGATGACGCGGACCTTGCCCTTAGAGCGGGCGGATGTGAGATCGCTCGCCTGTTCCTTGATCCTCCGAAGATCCTCCAGACTCGTTACTTTGGGCACGGACTTCACCTCCCATTCGCATTTCCTCAAGTCCTTCTCGAACGAAATCCCGAAGCCACGACGCCACCGGAGGCGTACGCATCAGCTCGGGATCTTCGATAATTTCGAGAATGTCCTTTTGATCCACCTCGAAGGAACGCTCCCTTCGAGAAAAACGGAACACCCACCGGATATCGGGATACCCCACAAACAACGTCACTACCGTGGCAGGAAGATCTCCCAAAGGTGGACAATCAATCGATCCTGCCCGAAAAGCGGCGCGCAGGCAGGTACCAGAACCTGGAACGGATTCGATGGAAAAACTGCCTCCCGCAAGTTCCGCCGCCTGTTTGAGAAAGGGAATACCCAACCCCACCCGTCGTGTCGTTCGCGACGTGACGAAAGGATCCGTCACGCGGCGCACCATCTCCGCATCCATTCCCTTTCCATCGTCCCGGATTTCAAGCACACGAAACCCCTTATCGTCCTCCTCGACAAGACGCACATCCACACGGGAAGCCCCTGCGGCAACACTGTTCTCGGCAATGTCGAGAATGTGCTGGGACAGATCGTCGAGCATGACATGCATCCTCGCGCCGCTTTTTATTCGTACCGGGCGATCACGTCACCGAGCTTGTCCGCTGTGAGTCTTCCGTGGGTGTCATCGTCCACCATGATGACCGGCGCGAGACCGCAGGCACCGAGGCACGCCACGGGTTCCAGGGTGAAACGAAGATCCTCCGTCGTCCCGTTCTCCTCGACGGAGAGCATCTCCTTGAGTTTCTGCATGAGCTGCAGACTGCCCCGAACATGACAGGCAGTGCCACGGCAGACGCGGACAATATGTCGCCCTCGTGGCTTGAGGTGAAACTGGGCATAGAAAGTGGCCACTCCGTACAACTCTGCAGTGGGAATTTTAAGTTCCTCCGAGATAGCCTGAAGCGCCTCGGAGGGCACGTACCCAAACTCCCGTTGCACCGCCTGCAGTACGGGAATGACTCCCCCCTTTCGGTCCTTCCAGGGCAGAACGAGTTCCCTGGTCTTGGACGCGACATCCTTCGTCTCCACGGGCATATGCATTCCTCCTCCATCGTCACCGACAATCCGGACATTCACACATTCGGGATCCGGTAGTACATCATCCCCCCGATCGGGAACCCTACAACGACATTCTCCGGAAAATCACTCTCGGCGCTACACCCAGGTCATATCCTTTTCCGCTCACGCATGCGAAAAAATTCACTTTATGCACAGACAAAATCATCTTTCCGAGTCCTTCTCGGCGTTCAGAAAACAGCTCCAAGAGAGTCGTACAACATTCGACAAAGGGACAAAGACTAGAAAACCTCTGAATAAGGCTA
It encodes:
- a CDS encoding molybdopterin-dependent oxidoreductase; protein product: MKEIILTIDGKQCSGVAGETILEVAQKNEVTIPTMCYLKGLTPIGACRMCVVEVEKNPKLLTSCTTPAQDGMVVHTTTEKLFNYRKQVLELLFAGRNHFCMYCSQSGDCELQRQAIEHGMDSVRYPYLYADFSNDATHPEIQLDHNRCILCLRCIRICAEKVGAHTLDLQKRGWNATVVADLGKKLGESDTCVSCGACAQVCPTGTITLREFAYRGKRSQCDDAVESVCPLCSVGCRFKAYVRTGSITRVEGLGTEEPDGGQLCHKGRWWLPQSTERDRVTVPMIRDGAGYREASWDEALSFVAAKFKPAYERGKAGALLSSLCTDEELSLFSGLFRSGLKMEKVDTFDGDVLRGFIKGLDPFRVQGVRPFTAAHHILDSDCIVTVCADPQEEAPVVASYIRVAVLRDGAKLLNISCDEDPFKGITDVHVPMPGKVIRPEFLNALAQTIASLRLSENDTGTAREALEPYRESLAQCATIAGVDPKVVEEIAACLIQAKKPVFVLGGCAAKNPDTVTAAVNVAIASKAFFDDGLGVVPLVTSGNSLGAANTVCASESWLGKEDLEFLYVFSTGLIPEDETMLASIFRTRFVVVQTPYLVHPLVNMADVLLPAPAWYERSGHYCTVEGERRRLNVIVPPKGEVRGLSTILDDLAKDLGISIERPAVPPCEAVFASRVAPSAAQMVLK
- the nuoF gene encoding NADH-quinone oxidoreductase subunit NuoF, with protein sequence MAVYRAHVLICGGTGCVSSGAREVMSAFKEELAKRKLDREVMVVQTGCHGMCEMGPIVVVYPEGTFYCRVEPKDVTEIVEEHLYKGRIVERLLYALSGSIEKVPHYKDIPFYSKQERIALHNCGYINPDNIEEYIARDGYQALAKAVKEMSPEDVLQEVKTSGLRGRGGGGFPTGLKWEFCRKAAGTKKYTICNADEGDPGAFMDRSILEGDPHAVIEGMMLGAYAMGADEGYIYCRAEYPLAIKRLNRAIGQAEEYGLLGERILDTSFSFHLHVKEGAGAFVCGEETALMASIEGERGMPRPRPPFPANKGLWGKPSNINNVETWANVPAIIRNGGAWYAAIGTEKSKGTKVFALTGKVKHTGLVEVPMGISIREIVFELGGGIINDKKFKAVQIGGPSGGCLTEEHLDLPVDYESLTAAGAIMGSGGLVVMDEATCMVDVAKFFLEFTQRESCGKCVPCREGTKQMLLLLEKITAGEGTMEDLATLEELAHMVKDMSLCGLGQTAPNPVLTTLRYFRHEYEAHIRDRKCPALACTKLITYAIDREKCRKCGLCAKKCPVNCIAGDRQTPYVIDQDRCIKCGSCFDVCPFSAVTKS
- a CDS encoding (2Fe-2S) ferredoxin domain-containing protein — protein: MPKVTSLEDLRRIKEQASDLTSARSKGKVRVIVGMGTCGIAAGAREVMQAVLAELDKRGLKDVSVETTGCIGMCQQEPLLDIIRPGEPRITYGNLSAADVPRIVAEHLVNGNVVEEKVIGRAD
- a CDS encoding ATP-binding protein produces the protein MLDDLSQHILDIAENSVAAGASRVDVRLVEEDDKGFRVLEIRDDGKGMDAEMVRRVTDPFVTSRTTRRVGLGIPFLKQAAELAGGSFSIESVPGSGTCLRAAFRAGSIDCPPLGDLPATVVTLFVGYPDIRWVFRFSRRERSFEVDQKDILEIIEDPELMRTPPVASWLRDFVREGLEEMRMGGEVRAQSNESGGSSEDQGTGERSHIRPL
- the nuoE gene encoding NADH-quinone oxidoreductase subunit NuoE; the encoded protein is MPVETKDVASKTRELVLPWKDRKGGVIPVLQAVQREFGYVPSEALQAISEELKIPTAELYGVATFYAQFHLKPRGRHIVRVCRGTACHVRGSLQLMQKLKEMLSVEENGTTEDLRFTLEPVACLGACGLAPVIMVDDDTHGRLTADKLGDVIARYE